The Paenibacillus sp. YPG26 genome includes a window with the following:
- the fabG gene encoding 3-oxoacyl-ACP reductase FabG, whose product MSFEIGREKNIKNMTVLVTGASRGIGASIAERFAMEGLNVIIHYGSSHEKANEAARRCMAYGARVLTISADLRVKDDIIRMKEKLEVHGLFPDILVNNAGIASYGMLEDLTEEQWDNMMNVNLKGVFLCTQTFMPYMVRKRFGRIINVSSIWGVSGASCEVAYSAAKGGVNAFTKALAKELAPSLVTVNAVAPGAVSTEMMASFEEAELRRLEEEIPAGRLATPEEVASLVYFLALPESGYITGQIISPNGGWIT is encoded by the coding sequence ATGAGCTTCGAAATTGGGAGAGAGAAGAACATCAAGAATATGACCGTATTAGTTACGGGAGCCAGCAGGGGAATAGGAGCATCTATTGCTGAACGGTTCGCCATGGAGGGGCTGAATGTGATCATTCACTATGGCAGCTCACATGAGAAGGCGAATGAAGCAGCCCGCAGATGCATGGCTTATGGTGCGAGAGTGCTTACCATCAGCGCGGATCTAAGAGTAAAAGACGATATTATCCGAATGAAAGAGAAATTGGAAGTCCACGGATTATTCCCTGACATTCTGGTTAACAATGCGGGAATTGCCAGTTACGGCATGCTTGAGGACTTAACGGAAGAACAGTGGGACAATATGATGAATGTGAACCTGAAGGGCGTGTTCCTGTGTACACAGACATTTATGCCCTATATGGTCCGAAAGCGGTTCGGAAGAATCATTAATGTCTCCTCCATATGGGGGGTGTCCGGGGCCTCGTGCGAGGTTGCCTATTCCGCTGCCAAAGGTGGGGTCAACGCATTTACCAAGGCGCTCGCGAAGGAACTGGCCCCCTCCCTGGTCACGGTTAATGCTGTCGCACCAGGAGCCGTGAGTACAGAAATGATGGCGAGCTTCGAGGAAGCGGAGCTGCGCCGCCTTGAGGAAGAGATTCCTGCCGGAAGACTGGCTACGCCCGAGGAAGTTGCCTCGCTGGTCTACTTTCTGGCGCTTCCTGAGTCGGGCTATATTACCGGTCAGATCATTAGCCCGAACGGGGGCTGGATCACGTAA
- a CDS encoding pitrilysin family protein: protein MEKFQYEKLQETLYHEVMDNGLQVYVLPKPGFQKTYATFTTKYGSIDNHFRVEGQDEISVPDGIAHFLEHKMFEEPEGDIFATFASQGASANAFTSFDQTTYLFSSTENISANLETLINFVQNPYFTDQNVDKEKGIIGQEIGMYADNPDWRVYFGLIEALYKVHPVHIDIAGTVESIGTITKETLYTCYNAFYHPSNMLLFVVGGVDPEEVFNLVRANQARKDYKPQGTIERLFNEEPAGVNERRRTSKLPVSLPKCLFGFKETKLGITGTERIKLDLTTKLALDLLFGSSTDLYQKLYDQDLISDSFGHEYNSDPNYAFSAIGGDTRDPEELLRVITEEVNALVQTGFKPENFERARKKKIGGYLRMMNSPENIAHEFTRYKFRRGDLFEVLQIYESITLDDVNQRLKEHINWDQMAVSLVVSPE, encoded by the coding sequence GTGGAGAAATTTCAGTACGAGAAACTTCAGGAAACCCTGTATCATGAAGTGATGGATAACGGACTCCAAGTATACGTTCTTCCCAAGCCGGGCTTCCAAAAGACTTATGCCACATTCACTACCAAATACGGTTCAATCGATAACCATTTCCGTGTTGAGGGGCAGGATGAAATCTCTGTGCCTGATGGAATTGCTCATTTCCTTGAGCATAAGATGTTTGAAGAGCCGGAAGGCGATATCTTTGCAACGTTTGCTTCCCAAGGCGCTTCCGCCAACGCGTTTACAAGCTTTGACCAGACGACTTACCTGTTCTCATCAACCGAGAACATTTCTGCCAACTTGGAGACGTTGATCAATTTCGTGCAGAATCCATACTTTACGGATCAGAATGTGGACAAAGAAAAAGGAATTATCGGGCAGGAGATCGGCATGTATGCGGATAATCCCGATTGGCGGGTATATTTCGGCTTGATCGAAGCCTTGTACAAGGTTCACCCGGTTCATATTGATATTGCGGGAACCGTTGAATCGATCGGCACCATTACCAAGGAGACACTGTATACGTGTTACAATGCCTTTTATCATCCAAGCAATATGCTTCTGTTTGTGGTGGGCGGCGTGGATCCCGAGGAAGTATTTAATCTCGTTAGAGCGAATCAGGCGCGCAAGGACTATAAGCCGCAGGGGACAATTGAGCGTCTGTTCAATGAGGAGCCAGCTGGTGTGAATGAGCGCAGACGCACCTCCAAGCTGCCCGTATCTCTTCCGAAATGTCTGTTCGGCTTCAAGGAGACGAAGCTCGGGATCACGGGTACGGAGCGGATCAAGCTGGATCTTACAACCAAGCTTGCCCTTGATTTGCTGTTCGGCTCAAGTACCGATCTATATCAGAAGCTGTATGATCAGGATTTGATATCGGATAGTTTCGGCCACGAGTATAATAGTGATCCCAATTATGCTTTCTCAGCCATTGGTGGGGACACCCGTGACCCGGAAGAGCTGTTAAGAGTGATTACAGAAGAAGTGAATGCCCTGGTTCAAACGGGCTTTAAGCCGGAGAATTTCGAACGTGCGCGGAAAAAGAAAATTGGCGGGTATTTGCGTATGATGAATTCACCTGAGAATATCGCTCACGAGTTCACTCGTTACAAGTTCCGGAGAGGAGACCTGTTCGAGGTTCTCCAGATCTATGAATCCATCACGCTCGATGACGTCAATCAGCGCCTTAAGGAGCACATTAATTGGGATCAAATGGCTGTATCCCTAGTGGTGAGTCCTGAATGA
- a CDS encoding pitrilysin family protein: protein MNKSLFERGSVNNIRIHVMPTKRFKTFAISVYAGIPLQEETVATTGLIPFVLRRGTVSYPETTKFREQLEQLYGAGFGFDIYKRGDYQIVQLRMDTINDSFVNSEESLLEQSFAFLGEVLTQPVTENGSFRASYVAAEKETVRKKLESIINDKIRYAAERCLEEMFRNDPYRLHPLGSRAELSGITPEGLYGAYEHWLQEVNLDLYVVGDTSLDEVIRLVEKSFKVERPHAKQYAQTNISFETGDVRTVEESLNVNQGKLNLGLRTSITYGSDEYASALVYNGILGSYPHSKLFINVREKESLAYYASSRYDGHKGMATIQSGIEIANYEKALEIIKNQLEAMRQGEISELELSQTKAMIRNHVVEIQDSAFEMIAYDFNRVISGKERTAEELLEQVERITSKEVTEAAQTFHLNTVYFLKGEKGE, encoded by the coding sequence TTGAACAAGTCTTTGTTTGAACGCGGAAGCGTAAACAATATCCGAATTCACGTAATGCCAACCAAAAGGTTCAAGACGTTCGCGATTTCAGTATATGCAGGAATTCCCCTACAGGAAGAGACGGTTGCCACAACGGGGTTAATCCCATTCGTCCTGCGCAGAGGTACCGTCTCCTATCCGGAGACGACCAAGTTCAGGGAACAGCTTGAACAGCTGTATGGGGCAGGATTTGGCTTTGATATTTATAAAAGAGGCGATTACCAGATTGTACAGCTGCGGATGGATACGATTAACGATTCATTTGTCAATAGTGAGGAATCACTCCTGGAGCAATCCTTCGCTTTCCTAGGGGAGGTTCTTACTCAGCCAGTGACTGAGAATGGAAGCTTCCGTGCCTCGTATGTAGCAGCAGAAAAGGAGACGGTCCGCAAAAAGCTGGAATCGATCATTAATGATAAGATCCGTTATGCGGCTGAACGATGCCTGGAAGAAATGTTCCGTAATGATCCTTACCGTCTTCATCCACTTGGCAGCCGTGCGGAGCTAAGCGGCATAACTCCGGAAGGTCTATATGGAGCTTATGAACACTGGCTCCAAGAGGTGAATCTGGACTTGTATGTGGTAGGGGATACATCTCTGGATGAAGTCATCCGTCTCGTGGAGAAGAGCTTCAAGGTTGAGCGTCCTCATGCCAAGCAGTATGCTCAGACCAATATCAGCTTTGAGACTGGCGATGTTCGCACTGTTGAGGAAAGTCTGAATGTGAATCAAGGCAAGCTCAATCTTGGCCTTCGAACCTCAATTACTTACGGCAGTGATGAATATGCTTCAGCTCTTGTATATAACGGAATCCTGGGCAGCTATCCGCATTCCAAGCTGTTCATCAACGTGCGTGAGAAGGAGAGCCTGGCTTACTATGCTTCATCAAGATACGACGGGCATAAAGGTATGGCAACCATCCAGTCAGGAATAGAGATTGCGAATTATGAGAAGGCGCTTGAGATTATCAAGAATCAGCTTGAAGCAATGCGTCAGGGCGAGATCAGTGAACTTGAGCTTAGTCAGACTAAAGCCATGATCCGTAATCATGTGGTAGAGATACAGGACTCCGCGTTCGAGATGATCGCCTATGATTTTAACCGGGTTATTTCAGGTAAGGAACGCACAGCGGAAGAACTCCTTGAGCAGGTTGAGCGGATTACTTCCAAGGAGGTAACGGAGGCTGCACAGACGTTCCACTTAAATACCGTATACTTTTTGAAAGGCGAGAAGGGGGAATAA
- the sleB gene encoding spore cortex-lytic enzyme, whose product MNNRKIWLAAGLVLLLVCTLLGTFQLRKTNTTPATRESHDNALPVFSSQVIKLGSFGQDVYELQGRLAYLGYYHGKLDSHFGESTKKSLKWFQSEFGMTPDGLAGAQTKLKLYNATKDWKPKASSYNPNPDQNARTQIAEPGKGKGKNTTAGNNKANTNSGELAASNPLGLSENDLKIMANAVNGEARGEPFEGQVAVAAVILNRVKSPSFPKTVSGVIFQPGAFTAVADGQIWLEPNESSRKAVREAMNGMDPSGGCLYYFNPETATSKWIWTRPQVKTIGKHIFCM is encoded by the coding sequence ATGAACAACAGGAAAATCTGGTTGGCTGCCGGATTGGTCTTATTATTGGTCTGCACACTACTTGGCACATTCCAGCTGCGTAAGACGAATACCACGCCAGCCACACGAGAGAGCCATGATAATGCGTTACCCGTATTCAGTTCTCAGGTTATTAAGCTTGGTTCATTCGGACAGGATGTGTACGAGCTTCAAGGGAGACTGGCCTATCTCGGATACTATCACGGGAAGCTTGACAGCCACTTTGGAGAGAGCACCAAGAAATCCCTGAAGTGGTTCCAGTCTGAATTCGGGATGACACCGGACGGTCTTGCGGGAGCCCAGACTAAGTTGAAGTTATACAATGCCACTAAGGATTGGAAGCCCAAAGCTTCATCTTATAATCCGAACCCTGATCAGAATGCCCGAACACAAATTGCCGAGCCAGGGAAAGGCAAAGGGAAGAATACGACAGCTGGGAATAACAAAGCTAATACTAATTCAGGTGAGCTCGCTGCCTCCAACCCGCTGGGTCTATCCGAGAATGATCTTAAGATTATGGCCAATGCGGTGAACGGGGAGGCGCGGGGAGAGCCGTTTGAGGGGCAGGTTGCTGTAGCAGCCGTGATCCTTAACCGTGTGAAATCACCAAGCTTTCCAAAAACAGTCTCAGGAGTAATCTTTCAGCCTGGCGCATTTACGGCTGTAGCTGATGGCCAAATCTGGCTTGAGCCTAACGAGTCTTCACGCAAGGCCGTCAGGGAAGCTATGAATGGCATGGACCCTTCGGGAGGATGCCTGTATTACTTTAATCCGGAGACAGCGACATCGAAATGGATCTGGACAAGACCTCAGGTTAAGACGATTGGGAAGCACATTTTCTGTATGTAA
- a CDS encoding DNA translocase FtsK, which produces MAGKRRKKKAALGNVLKYEIYGIILITLSIIALAGEAAVGHALFKMSAMILGKFYFVIPLVGIYVGLTVMIHRKWPSKWSSRRTGIVMIVCALALMSTISAMQYKLAPVLPITPRNILLQIHHDLQFALTKVGSTGVASMFNLDISGGYVGALEFILLYVLFGITGAKLVMIVMFAISFMLITNLSYVELFSIFKKRAGQLAAQLSRKYRMLRPIPVGSQGKSGTKTKTTKIKSIPEAEDYEDEEEDESAPVQPRGKTKPVFFQLLGFKDKSEQTMPDIPSQELPIEDKEDEYTEVNWNDTDVHTRPDSPLPQRNEPSLIIRDFFDQIQREDRSTEEKEDSGIHPDEELDSAVSYEAQGDSADPLNFGEDSQNGVHPQGEGKVAGSDELTDSLPVLPPKPAPKPYRLPSFKLLSKGNSGVKAGDQADYMQTARKLEATLESFGVRAKVLEVVRGPAVTRYEIQPDIGVKVSRIVNLTDDIALALAAKDIRMEAPIPGKSAIGIEVPNSEVSVVTMREVMETPTFQDAESKLSIAFGRDISGQTIVGNLTKMPHLLVAGATGSGKSVCINGIITSILYKAKPDEVKFLMVDPKMVELNMYNGIPHLLAPVVTDPRRASLALKKIVVEMEKRYEMFSKSGARNVEGYNNLMKDNPAAVLPYIVVIVDELADLMMVAANDVEDAIARLAQMARAAGIHLIIATQRPSVDVITGVIKANIPSRIAFGVSSQVDSRTILDMAGAEKLLGRGDMLFMPMGASKPVRVQGAFMSDQEVESIVEYVRGQAQAEYDETLIPEVDDTAQEPEEQLDELYDQAVQIVLEAKQASVSLLQRRMRVGYTRAARLIDSMEARGIVGPYEGSKPREVLTSIEQYRQSKVSS; this is translated from the coding sequence TTGGCCGGAAAGCGAAGGAAGAAAAAAGCCGCATTAGGCAATGTTCTAAAATATGAAATTTACGGGATCATCCTGATTACATTATCCATTATTGCTCTTGCAGGAGAAGCGGCTGTAGGACATGCGTTGTTTAAGATGTCCGCCATGATTCTGGGCAAGTTCTATTTCGTAATTCCGTTAGTTGGAATCTATGTGGGCTTGACCGTAATGATTCATCGTAAATGGCCATCAAAATGGAGTTCCAGACGAACGGGTATCGTTATGATCGTGTGTGCGCTTGCGCTTATGAGTACGATATCAGCGATGCAGTACAAGCTTGCTCCTGTGCTGCCCATTACACCAAGGAACATTTTATTACAAATTCATCACGATTTACAGTTCGCTCTGACTAAGGTGGGCTCAACTGGTGTAGCCTCCATGTTCAACCTGGACATCAGCGGCGGGTATGTGGGTGCGCTGGAGTTCATTCTACTCTATGTGTTATTTGGTATCACGGGTGCCAAGCTGGTGATGATTGTGATGTTCGCCATCAGCTTCATGTTAATCACCAATCTATCCTACGTTGAATTATTCAGTATTTTTAAGAAACGTGCTGGCCAATTGGCTGCTCAGTTAAGCCGTAAGTACCGGATGCTTCGTCCGATTCCTGTAGGGAGCCAGGGGAAGTCAGGTACCAAGACCAAGACTACAAAAATTAAATCCATTCCAGAAGCCGAAGATTATGAGGATGAGGAGGAGGATGAGTCAGCTCCCGTGCAGCCGCGAGGAAAGACTAAGCCCGTCTTCTTCCAGCTTCTCGGGTTCAAGGACAAGAGCGAGCAGACGATGCCGGACATCCCTTCACAGGAACTCCCGATAGAGGATAAGGAAGATGAATATACAGAGGTTAATTGGAATGATACGGATGTACATACGCGTCCCGACAGTCCGCTGCCGCAGCGGAATGAACCTAGTCTGATTATTCGTGATTTCTTTGACCAGATCCAGCGCGAGGACCGCAGCACGGAAGAGAAGGAGGATTCAGGGATACATCCGGACGAGGAGCTGGACTCTGCTGTATCTTATGAAGCTCAAGGTGATTCTGCTGATCCGTTGAATTTTGGCGAAGATAGTCAGAACGGAGTTCATCCTCAGGGTGAAGGTAAAGTGGCGGGGTCAGACGAGCTCACTGATAGCTTGCCGGTGCTTCCTCCTAAGCCCGCACCCAAACCCTACAGGCTGCCTTCCTTCAAATTGTTGTCAAAAGGGAACAGTGGGGTTAAAGCAGGTGATCAGGCAGACTATATGCAGACCGCACGCAAGCTCGAAGCAACGCTTGAGAGCTTCGGAGTTCGTGCCAAAGTACTGGAGGTCGTACGCGGTCCGGCCGTTACCAGGTACGAGATACAGCCTGACATTGGAGTTAAGGTCAGTCGGATCGTGAACCTGACAGATGATATAGCACTGGCGCTTGCCGCCAAAGACATCCGGATGGAAGCCCCGATTCCCGGGAAATCAGCGATCGGGATTGAGGTTCCAAATAGTGAGGTCTCTGTAGTTACTATGCGTGAGGTAATGGAGACTCCGACGTTCCAGGATGCTGAGTCCAAGCTGTCCATCGCTTTCGGCAGAGACATTTCAGGGCAGACCATCGTGGGGAACCTGACCAAGATGCCCCATCTGCTAGTCGCCGGAGCAACTGGATCAGGGAAGTCGGTGTGCATTAACGGTATTATTACAAGCATCCTGTATAAGGCAAAGCCCGATGAAGTTAAGTTTCTGATGGTGGACCCCAAGATGGTTGAGCTTAATATGTATAACGGGATTCCTCATCTGCTTGCTCCGGTTGTGACAGATCCTAGGAGAGCTTCGCTGGCACTGAAGAAGATTGTGGTTGAGATGGAGAAGCGGTATGAGATGTTCTCCAAATCCGGTGCACGAAATGTGGAAGGTTACAATAACCTAATGAAGGACAATCCGGCTGCCGTTTTGCCCTACATTGTCGTGATTGTGGATGAGCTTGCGGACCTGATGATGGTAGCAGCTAATGATGTGGAGGACGCGATTGCACGTCTTGCCCAGATGGCCCGGGCGGCGGGAATTCATCTAATCATTGCAACTCAGCGTCCGTCTGTCGATGTAATAACAGGAGTGATCAAGGCTAACATCCCATCACGTATCGCTTTTGGCGTGTCTTCTCAGGTTGATTCCCGGACGATTCTGGACATGGCCGGAGCCGAGAAGCTTCTGGGCCGGGGTGACATGCTCTTCATGCCTATGGGGGCGTCCAAGCCGGTACGTGTGCAGGGGGCATTCATGAGTGATCAGGAAGTAGAGTCCATCGTGGAATATGTGCGTGGACAAGCACAGGCCGAGTATGATGAGACCTTAATACCTGAGGTCGACGACACGGCACAGGAGCCGGAGGAACAGCTTGACGAGCTGTATGATCAGGCGGTCCAGATTGTGCTTGAAGCCAAGCAGGCATCTGTATCCCTGCTGCAGCGCCGTATGAGAGTAGGGTACACCCGTGCTGCCCGCCTTATTGACTCCATGGAAGCCCGGGGAATAGTGGGGCCTTATGAGGGCAGTAAGCCAAGAGAAGTTCTCACTTCGATAGAGCAGTATAGACAGAGTAAAGTTAGTTCTTAA
- a CDS encoding YlzJ-like family protein, whose product MTHYTILPWELIWESTDTEEIYGEVEVDGVLLQVRLEQGNRATIVRMLRGELKDYMNPEYAPGQEIIYLPTLQNRR is encoded by the coding sequence ATGACCCATTACACTATATTGCCGTGGGAGTTAATATGGGAGAGTACAGATACCGAGGAAATCTATGGAGAAGTTGAAGTGGACGGGGTACTGCTGCAGGTTCGGCTTGAGCAGGGGAACAGGGCAACGATTGTCCGGATGCTAAGGGGAGAACTGAAGGATTATATGAATCCAGAGTATGCGCCTGGTCAGGAGATTATCTACTTGCCCACCCTTCAAAATCGACGCTAA
- a CDS encoding ATP-dependent Clp protease proteolytic subunit: MHNQQLSPGSTNFHSELPPPEAPVEKKSPVMEYIQQLGQTSVPAADISNLYCLTIIGQIEGHIVLPPQNKTTKYEHLIPQLVAAEQNKQIEGILIILNTVGGDVEAGLAIAEMIASLTKPTVTVVIGGGHSIGVPIAVSSDYSFIAESATMTIHPIRMTGLVIGVPQTFEYIEKMQERVVRFVTSHSRISPELFKELMFKTGDLNRDIGTAVGGADAVNYGLIDGLGGIGEALAYLNRLISERRGAHTGGLTQ, from the coding sequence ATGCACAATCAGCAATTATCGCCAGGTAGTACTAATTTTCACTCAGAATTACCTCCACCTGAAGCACCCGTTGAGAAAAAGTCTCCGGTTATGGAATACATCCAGCAGCTTGGTCAAACCTCAGTGCCCGCGGCGGATATCTCCAACCTATATTGTCTGACTATTATAGGACAGATTGAAGGCCACATCGTTCTGCCGCCCCAGAACAAGACTACGAAATATGAACATTTAATTCCTCAGCTTGTCGCTGCCGAACAGAATAAGCAGATCGAGGGTATTCTGATTATTCTGAATACGGTGGGTGGAGATGTTGAAGCCGGTCTGGCTATAGCAGAGATGATCGCTTCGTTAACCAAGCCGACGGTAACTGTAGTTATAGGCGGGGGCCACAGTATAGGTGTGCCAATTGCCGTATCCTCTGATTACTCGTTCATAGCGGAGAGCGCAACGATGACTATACATCCAATCCGTATGACCGGACTAGTCATCGGTGTTCCCCAGACGTTTGAGTATATAGAGAAGATGCAGGAAAGGGTTGTCCGCTTTGTAACCTCCCATTCCAGAATTTCGCCCGAATTGTTCAAAGAGCTTATGTTCAAGACTGGGGATCTGAATAGGGATATCGGAACGGCGGTTGGCGGAGCCGATGCGGTGAATTACGGACTCATTGATGGACTGGGCGGAATTGGAGAGGCGCTGGCCTACTTGAATCGCTTGATCAGTGAAAGAAGAGGGGCTCATACAGGAGGCTTGACTCAATGA
- a CDS encoding ribonuclease J — MSKKNNIDKLTIFALGGVAEIGKNMYVVQYANDIVVIDSGLKFPEEDMLGIDIVIPDITYLTENRDKVRGIVLTHGHEDHIGGLPYVLRHLNVPVYGTKLTLGLVENKLKEANLLGDTKRILINADSEIQLGASLKATFFKTNHSIPDSVGVCIETPEGNVVHTGDFKFDHTPVNGQYADLQRMAEIGQRGVLALLSDSTNAEKPGFTPSEKNVGVVLGDIFRKAQQRVVVATFASNVHRIQQVFDAAFATGRKVTVIGRSMVNVVSIASELGYLDVPDGILIEPEEVNKMASDRVVILSTGSQGEPMSALTRMARSTHRKVDILPGDTVIIAATPVPGNEKYVGRTIDELFRLGAEVIYSGSNSGVHVSGHGSQEELKLMLNLMKPKYFIPIHGEYRMLRKHALLGESVGIQPEDIFLIEIGDTIEIQNGVARKAGKVPAGNVLIDGLGVGDVGNIVLRDRKLLSQDGILVVVVTLSKQDGTIVSGPDIISRGFVYVRESEGLLEEANRIVTSTLVRLMSENVNEWASLKTNVKDALGRFLYEQTRRRPMILPIIMEV; from the coding sequence TTGTCCAAAAAAAATAATATTGATAAACTAACGATCTTTGCACTGGGCGGCGTCGCAGAAATCGGGAAGAACATGTACGTAGTTCAGTATGCCAATGACATCGTTGTCATTGACTCCGGCCTTAAGTTCCCGGAAGAGGACATGCTGGGTATCGACATTGTTATCCCTGATATTACTTACTTGACGGAGAACCGTGACAAAGTAAGAGGCATCGTCCTGACTCACGGGCACGAAGACCATATCGGCGGACTGCCTTATGTTTTGAGACATCTTAATGTTCCGGTCTATGGAACTAAGCTGACTCTGGGACTTGTGGAGAACAAGCTGAAGGAAGCCAATTTGCTTGGCGATACCAAACGGATCTTGATTAATGCGGATTCGGAGATTCAGCTTGGAGCTTCCCTTAAAGCTACATTCTTCAAGACCAACCACAGTATTCCTGATTCTGTCGGCGTATGCATCGAGACACCGGAAGGTAATGTAGTGCACACGGGTGACTTCAAATTTGATCATACTCCAGTCAATGGTCAATATGCGGATCTGCAGCGTATGGCTGAAATCGGACAAAGAGGCGTTCTCGCCTTGTTATCGGATAGTACGAATGCTGAGAAGCCAGGATTTACCCCATCTGAGAAAAATGTCGGCGTTGTGCTTGGAGACATTTTCCGCAAAGCCCAGCAGCGTGTCGTAGTTGCAACCTTTGCCTCCAACGTACACCGGATTCAGCAGGTATTCGATGCGGCTTTCGCCACAGGGCGTAAAGTAACTGTTATCGGCCGCAGTATGGTTAACGTGGTGTCCATTGCTTCAGAGCTGGGTTATCTGGATGTCCCAGACGGCATTCTGATCGAGCCTGAAGAAGTGAACAAAATGGCCAGCGACCGTGTGGTTATTCTCTCCACAGGCAGCCAAGGAGAGCCGATGTCTGCGCTTACGCGGATGGCACGCTCCACTCACCGTAAAGTAGATATTTTACCGGGAGATACGGTAATTATTGCTGCTACTCCAGTACCAGGCAATGAGAAATATGTGGGACGTACGATTGACGAGTTGTTCCGTCTAGGAGCAGAAGTCATATACAGTGGTTCCAACTCGGGTGTACACGTATCCGGACACGGCAGCCAGGAAGAATTGAAGCTGATGCTGAACTTGATGAAGCCGAAGTACTTCATTCCTATTCACGGTGAATATCGTATGCTGCGCAAGCATGCTCTATTGGGTGAATCGGTAGGTATTCAGCCTGAAGATATCTTCCTGATTGAGATCGGGGATACCATTGAGATTCAGAACGGTGTTGCACGCAAAGCAGGTAAAGTTCCTGCCGGAAACGTCCTTATTGACGGGCTAGGTGTCGGGGATGTCGGCAACATTGTACTTCGCGACCGTAAGCTGCTCTCCCAGGACGGTATTCTGGTTGTAGTAGTTACTCTGAGCAAGCAGGACGGCACCATTGTATCCGGCCCGGACATCATTTCCCGTGGTTTCGTATACGTAAGGGAATCCGAAGGGCTTCTGGAAGAAGCTAACCGTATTGTTACCAGCACTCTGGTGCGGTTGATGAGCGAGAATGTGAATGAATGGGCTTCCTTGAAGACCAATGTGAAGGATGCGCTTGGACGCTTCTTATATGAGCAGACTCGCCGCAGACCAATGATTCTTCCAATTATTATGGAAGTATAA
- the dapA gene encoding 4-hydroxy-tetrahydrodipicolinate synthase codes for MEFGRLVTAMVTPFDEQGHIDWEQTAKLIDYLIDEQKSDALVVCGTTGESPTLSDEEKLQLIEFAVKHASGRCKIIAGTGSNHTAHSIHLTAEAEKLGVDGALIVVPYYNKPSQEGLYRHFEAIANSTKLPVMLYNVPGRTVVSMNTETILRLAQIPNITSIKECASLDQVAQVANQAPEGFVVYSGDDGATLPALAVGAYGIVSVASHFIGEPMKQMIQAYLEGQVAEAAKLHQQLLPVFKGLFECPNPVAVKFALNERGIQVGSVRLPLVPPTEEEAALIRKLFD; via the coding sequence GTGGAATTCGGAAGATTAGTAACAGCCATGGTCACCCCTTTCGACGAACAGGGACACATCGATTGGGAGCAGACTGCTAAGCTTATAGATTATCTCATTGATGAACAGAAATCAGACGCCTTGGTCGTATGCGGTACTACGGGCGAGTCCCCTACATTAAGTGATGAGGAGAAGCTTCAGCTCATTGAATTTGCCGTTAAGCACGCCTCTGGCCGATGCAAAATCATCGCAGGAACCGGGAGCAATCATACAGCACATTCCATCCATTTGACTGCAGAAGCTGAGAAGCTTGGCGTAGACGGTGCTCTTATTGTGGTTCCTTATTACAATAAGCCAAGCCAGGAGGGCTTGTACCGTCATTTTGAGGCCATTGCCAACTCAACCAAGCTACCGGTCATGCTGTATAATGTTCCTGGACGTACAGTTGTCAGCATGAACACAGAGACGATTCTCCGGCTGGCTCAAATTCCTAATATCACATCTATCAAGGAGTGCGCATCGCTTGATCAGGTAGCCCAGGTTGCTAACCAGGCACCAGAAGGTTTTGTTGTCTATTCCGGAGATGATGGTGCGACTCTGCCTGCACTTGCCGTAGGCGCCTATGGAATCGTGAGTGTAGCCAGTCATTTTATCGGTGAACCTATGAAACAAATGATTCAGGCTTATCTTGAGGGCCAAGTGGCTGAAGCTGCCAAGCTGCACCAACAGCTGCTGCCTGTGTTTAAAGGCTTGTTCGAGTGCCCGAATCCGGTTGCTGTCAAATTTGCGCTTAATGAACGTGGAATCCAGGTGGGTTCGGTGCGACTGCCGCTGGTTCCACCCACTGAAGAAGAGGCTGCTTTAATTCGGAAATTGTTTGATTGA